The following nucleotide sequence is from Podospora bellae-mahoneyi strain CBS 112042 chromosome 1 map unlocalized CBS112042p_1, whole genome shotgun sequence.
GGCAGGACAAGGATGTTTATACGAGGCTGGAGCCGTTCTTGGAGGAcaggaggaagttgaggaggaaggggaggaacgGGGTTAGTTTGACGTACATGGATGAGTTTGTGGATGATTTGCTGGTCAAGGACAGGGTGTGTGCGACGAGTttgtggaagatgaggaggagggatgtgttggaggatttggagctgttggagCCGAGGGTTAGTCCGTTGGGGAGTTTGGAGGATttgcttgaggaggaggaggaggatgaggagatgaaggatgggggagaggataaaaatgggaggggtgggagtgggggtgagaggtcgaggtcgaggtcaTATTCGAGGTCGAGATCAGCGGACAGGCGGGATTCAAGGTCGAGGTCATATTCGAGGTCTAGGTCgagatcaagatcaaggtcaaggtcaaggtcaaggtctAGGTCTGGGAGGTATAGGTCACGGTCCAGGTCGGGATCGAGGCACAGGTCGCCATCACgctcgaggtcgaggggAGAGCGGTCAGATCACGACAGGATGGATATTGACAGGTCTGACAGGGACcgtgaggagggcgaggcaAGTCCTTGAACTCTGGAATCAAGGCAGGGGTGGAAAGGTATCAGGGTGGGTATCTTGAGGGTCTAAAGGACCGATCCGCATCTAGGCACAACCAACATGCATACATGTACAATAATACCTTAAATCACATGTTCGTACAAAGTGCCTTATGTTCTGACCTCCTTGGCCACAGCATCCGCAACATCCAGCAGCCTTGCATCGTCCCAGTACTGCCCGATCAACTGCAgtcctgctgctccttcggTCGCCACCTTCATCGGCACGCTAATCGCTGGCAGGCCCGCCAAGCTGGCCGGCACAGTAAACACATCATTCATATACGCATCCaccggctgctgctccatcacccccttcaGCTTAGGAGCCAATGTCGGCGCTGTAGGACACAGCAGAaagtccacctcctccggtcCCCATttgtcctccatctccacctcctcaggCAGATCACTCAGCTCGAACGTCTCCCTCTCTTGCAGCGGGTTCTCCAGCGCAAACACCCTGTTGaaatccctcctcaccagtcTCCGCACTCGTTGCGCCTTTATAAAGTAGTTGTCCATCGCCTCTGAACTGAGGGTATATGAGCCCAGCAAGATCCgcctcttgacctcctcaccgAAACCCTTTCCTCTTGTCGAGGCGTAGAGAACACCTCCGGCTGATGCATCGCTTGCTCCCTCAGCGTCCCTCGCTCCATAGCGTACCCCGTCGTATTTTGCCAGGTTGGAAGACGCCTCGGCCGGAGCAATGACGTAGTACGCCGCGAGGGCATGTTTAGTTGTCGGCAGCGACACTGGTACGATCCTAGCCCCGGCATCTTGTAACCTCTTCGCAGCGGCAGCCCAGGCATCCCGGATCTCGGGGTCGAGCTCGGCGATGTTGTACTCGAGTGGGATACCAAATTTCAGCCCTTCCAACTCTGTAGTTTGACCTTGTCGGCTGCGATAGCCCCTTCGCTGAGCAGCGCATCTTTTCCTGGCCGCCGCAGTCAAACTCGTCGGATCATTGCTGTCGTGTTCCTTCCACAGCCCTCGCTCTCCAACAATCAACTCCTTTAGTGGGTTGATCTGCTTGCTGAGAAAGCCCACTGTGTCTAGGCTGTTGGCGTAAGGAATGACTCCATAGCGTGAGATCATTCCGTAGGAGGGCTTATACCCGATGATACCGGTGTATGCCGCTGGTAGTCTTACCGATCCACCCGTGTCTGTCCCGAGAGCAAGTTCTACCTCCCCGTTGGCTACTGCTACGGCGCTGCCTCCTGAGCTGCCGCCTGCTGATGTTTCTGGGGGGGTGTCTTGAGATACTGGACCATAGTGGGAGTATATCGAGTGGCTTCCCATGCCGAACTCATCGAGATTAGTCTTGCCCGTAATCACTGCGCCGCGGGCGCGGAGCTGGGTAATGATTGTGGCTTCGATGGGGGAGACGTAAgatttggagaggatgcCGGAGGCGCATGTTGTTGGGAGGCCTGGGATTGTGGTGGCTATGTTGTCTTTTACGGCGAGAGTGAATTGTTTTGGactgggagaagaagacggagccggttggggtggtggtggtattggCTCGGCGGGGTGTGTAATGAAGTGGTTGAGAAGACGGCGTTGTGAGGTGAGGCTCACAACGCGCAGCCGGGCACCCCGGAGACCCGACCGGGATAGCATTGGGCTAGCTTTCGATATTACAGCCAACGATTTGTCGACTCCAACTGGCTCAAACGGGGGCGTGGTCCGGCATCATTGAAGCTTGTCGTGATCGGGTTGatgtgttggtggtgttgaagattGATAAGATTCATGAGCTCCGATAAGGGTTAGGGTGTGGCGCAAGCTCCTCAACCCTGGCCATCAACGTTGCATTTGCACCGGGCACGATGTCGTCACCGAAACCCGATCTTGAGAATGGAGAGCCGCCAGGGGGACGGATGAATAATCCACCTGACAGGAAACGGCCAGGAGCTTTCAGTTCAGCCGCTTGATAGATCACAAGCACCAGGCGGTCCCCATGTGAAATTTGAGTTTGTGCCATTCCAAATCGTTTTTGAGTGCTGAGGTCATCCCAGCTGCCGAGGTCAATTTCCAAATTCAGGGGACCTTTTGCACCCTTGATCGCATTAACCTCACTCCTGCGATTGCGGCATCCCCGTCGCAATTATACGCATCGAGACTCTATTGGTAAATATCCGCTTTAAAATTCGAGAAAGCTGTTCTTTGTCGTTCCATGCGCGTGATTTGCAACCGCCAGGCACTCCGTTTGTAGTGAGGCGCAGCTTTGTtcacaccacctcccaattACTAAGTGCCATGCCAAGAATCGTCCCATCACCATTGCGTTTTCTCAAATACGGCCTTGTAAGTGACGATGTCATACCATATAAGAGTGGAAACACATCATCTGTTCTCTTGGGCTCATTAATTGACTTCTCGTTTTCACAGCCaaaacaacatcaccatcaccagcaaccacTTAGAGCTTTATTCAGACCAACCCACCAATACCAACCTCTCAGACATCAGTCTCAAGGCCCGCGCCAGTCTCGCGGCGGTTACAACTACAACTACGACCACAACTCTTACCGTCAATACAGGCCTCCAAATCGCTGGTCTATCAAAAGACACATCGGCAAAGGCTACTTGGAagctctcatcctcatcttcttcctctacAAGTACAAGTACCCAAAAGCAATcatgtcctcctccctcatccccgaCAACCCCGACGAGGTAATGGTCATCCGCGACCTCACCCCCAACGTCGCCATCTTTTCTGTACCCTTCTCCCGTTTCGGTAAAATCCCCATCGGCGGCCGCGGCACCGCTGTCCGCCTCACCTCCGGCTCCATCGCAgtcttctcccccgtcgcGCTGACGGaagccaccaaagccaagatCGCTTCCTGGGGAGGTCAAGTCAAGTACCTGGTCGCGACGGACATTGAACACCACATCTTCCTCTCGGAATGGAAAAAAGCCTACCCCGCGGCGAAATTAATCGGCCCAGAAGGTCTCCCCGAGAAGCGCCTCAAGGTGAAGAACGACCCTAAAATCGGCCACGAACCGTTTGATGTTGTCATTGGCAAAAACACACCCAGGCCGTACTCGGTAGATGTCGAGTTCGACAAAGACTTCGAGGTGGAGTATATCGCCTCTCATCCCAACAAGGAAGTGGTGTTTTTGTATAAACCGGACAAGGTGCTCATCGAGGCGGATTTGTTGTTTAATTTGCCTGCGACGGAGCAGTACTCAAAGGTaccggaggagaagaagccgaagccggGGTTGTTAGGGGGATGGTTTATGGGGATGAACAGTACGGAGGGAGAGGCGaaggggatgaagaggttTTTGTGGTGGGTTGTGAGCAGGGCGGATAGGGACGGGTTCAACGAGATTGTGGGGAGGATGTATAGGGATTGGGATTTTGAGGTGATTGTGCCCTGTCATGGGGAGGTTATTGAAAAGGGGGCGAAGGAGGtctgggggagggtgtttgagTGGCActtggaggggaagaagtgAGTGCTTTTCTTGCTGTCTTTTGGTAAATAGTGGTTGTTAATATGGAGTGGTTTTTCTTTGCAGGGGGTCACTTTTGTAAGATAGGTGGCTAATGGCCGTGATTAGGAAGAGccttttgtgtttttgaTGGGATAATGGGCGAGTGATTGTTTGTTAACACACCTGAAATTGGGCATTTAATGGAAATGCTATGTGGTTGCGAAACCTCGACATTGGGCAAGTGTGACAATCCGTCTTTGAGGATATGTTGGCTAGTGAGTTGATCGTCTGAGACATTGATGCAGGTACCGTCATCTTGCCACTCGGCTGTTGTACCCGGACTGGTGACACATATCCGATCTCAAAAATACAGTGGCAGCTAAAGCATCATTGACAGGCTTGGGCTTACCAGGCTACGAAAAAGGGTTGGCTAGTGTTAGGCTTGGTTCTCACGGTTCTGTCCTTTGTTGTGGATTTTTTGGATCACTGTTGCAGTTGTGGTGATAACCTGGCCCATCTGCAGTCTCGCAGTTACTACAgtttttgctgttgggcCTAGGGTGGTCCTTATCCATATTGCCGTCGTCCTGGCGATGGCCAGCCCTGCCCCTGACCAGGGCACCCGCTTCTCCGGTTGTCCTGCCGGTCCTGCAGCCAGGACCGGTGTTGACATTGCTACTGCCACCCTTGCTGCCGTCGCCGCGGCAATTCGCCGTTCCTGGGTTATGCAACCCAATTCTAGCTCCGTAGTCTCCATCACATCTAGTCAACCCGGCATTTCTagtcaaccccaacacctgTAGTTAACCTTGCACTTGTAATTGTATGACCCTAGGTATTCGGAGTCTTCAAAAGACCACAACACAACAGAACCTCTACAGTTATTGTACATATCGACCGCCTTGGACTGCAGACTCGCTTGCCATGTCGTTTAATAAAACCAGACGGAACTGGAAGTTAAAGTAGAGTTACTCACTGCTACTTCCCTTGAAGCTCGGGGCGTATCTTATATCAAACACTACTAGCTTATGATATGGTTGATGGAAGTTGAACACACATCCTCTTGGAACCATGGAACTAAGACACAAGGTCTTTCCGTTAAGTCTTGGTTAATTCTGTCTTTGTTAGAGTACTTAACTATGAAGTCTTTAAATCGGATCAACGCCTTCTCTCAACATCCCTGATCTAAGGTAGACGAAAAGTTAGAGCAAATAAGACCCTTGTTAGTATTCATTTACACAGCTCTAGCTCCGCTCTACAGATTCTTCCCGATTCATTAGCATTATAGTTATTCTATTGACTAGCATCATGTATTTACTTTCCATCAGCTCATCAATGAATGTCTTTATAGTCTACAGACAAGAATAAAGCTCAGCAGTGCTCACAAGTGCAAAATGCATAATCCGACAGTGCTTACGCATAAATGAATGTCTTAAATCgtttaaaagaaaaaaaaacaaaatacTACTCACCAGCACTCACACACAAACATCTTCTCCGTCTACAACAAAATGAAACTTAGCAGCGCTCACAAGTGTAAAGTTTAGATTCCAGCAGCGTTTACATATATGATGTCTCGATCGTTTAAAAACGAAGAATAGTGCTCACAAGTGCAAAACGCATATTTAGGCAGCGTTTACAAATGATGTCTTAGTCGttcaaaaacaaaaaaaaaaaaaaactcagCAGCATTCACAAATGATGTCTTTATTGTTTAAAAAcgcaaaaacaaaaactcaGCAGCGTTCACAAACGATCTCTCATGTTAAAGCTTGGATGACGATTGTTCAAATATAATTACCTTTAAAAAATCTATGCAAATTCCATGTAGACTTCATTCAAAAGACTTCAAATGCAGCATTTTTGACCAGTTTGGGGGGAAAGGTAATGTAGGGCTTTGCAGGGCTGTGTGAGATCCCTTTTGGCCCCCATGTCAAGCAGGCAAAACTCCATTTTGGTCGACTCTTACAGCCTCGGTATTGAGGTTTTTGGGCGTTGAACTGAGGTTAAAGGGCTGTACTTCTGACTGTGGTTAATCTTTAAATAGCCTTAAAGAGGTCTACCATATGGGATTTGAGGCTGGGGCAATGCATCATCCCACACAAGAAGGCCTCAAAAGCCATTAAAATGTGGATCTCTATGCATTAATATGCAACATTATGTTGTTGAAGGACATCCAGCTACCTCTTTCTAGCCTCCCCTGAAGCGGAGAAAACAGATTTCTGTGACGTTTTCAGACCTCGGTTGTGGAAATCCTTGGATTTGATGCCTACAATCGACAATAACGCCCACAGCCAAGAATCACAGGTCTCAAACGTAGGACTGGACGTCCAAATAGCTACATCAAGTCACAAAAAGACCTCAAAAAGTCATAGATAAATGTCCGCATGTATTTGAATGTCTACAACGCTATGaattccctcccccccaaaactccTCGCCATTTACCCCCTATAAAAACAAAAGCAACATGTCCACGAATATTGCGCCCAAGTCGACGTGCAAATTACCCCCTAAGATCTCCACTATATCCTCCGAGGCCTCAGAACAAAACTATAATGCATGGGAAAAACGAAAATTGCACGAGAAagcccaaaagaaaaggcgACAACAACTTGGAAACGGCTCAGAAGCCGTCGTACTCGAAAGCAGCGGCGTATTCGGGGATGGTGCCCTTCATAAAGGCGTCATCTCTGTCCGCCTGAAGCTCCATCTTCTCCGGGTCGATGAAACGGGCGGTCAGAGCGAACCGTCGCTTTCCCTCGGGGGTGACGGCGTGCTGCAAGGCTGAGTGTTAGAGATAGGTACACAAGTTGCAGTCAGGGAAGGAAGAGCGCACCTCATACAGCTTCTGGATGGTGCACccagccatcaccatcataTCACCGTGcttcatctccacctccagaATATCCTTGTGGTTTTTCTTCCCACCAGTTCTGGTGAAACCATTGGTTTCGAATCCCTTGTTTCGCTTGGGGCGAAACCTCATCGTGCAAGGCGACCCAAGTGATAGAGCGGCGACAACAGGGCCAAGCTCcttttcaccatcatcatgataCTGTGGAATGATAGGTTAGTACACCTCAGTAACGTCGCCAGCAACGGTAACATACATTAATCTTATCATCCTCCATATAGCCCAGGGCGAGCAGCTCATTGAAGCTTTGGCTATGAGCGTcaag
It contains:
- a CDS encoding uncharacterized protein (EggNog:ENOG503NZEB; COG:S); its protein translation is MPRIVPSPLRFLKYGLPKQHHHHQQPLRALFRPTHQYQPLRHQSQGPRQSRGGYNYNYDHNSYRQYRPPNRWSIKRHIGKGYLEALILIFFLYKYKYPKAIMSSSLIPDNPDEVMVIRDLTPNVAIFSVPFSRFGKIPIGGRGTAVRLTSGSIAVFSPVALTEATKAKIASWGGQVKYLVATDIEHHIFLSEWKKAYPAAKLIGPEGLPEKRLKVKNDPKIGHEPFDVVIGKNTPRPYSVDVEFDKDFEVEYIASHPNKEVVFLYKPDKVLIEADLLFNLPATEQYSKVPEEKKPKPGLLGGWFMGMNSTEGEAKGMKRFLWWVVSRADRDGFNEIVGRMYRDWDFEVIVPCHGEVIEKGAKEVWGRVFEWHLEGKK
- the HER2 gene encoding Trimeric GatFAB AmidoTransferase(AdT) complex subunit (COG:H; BUSCO:EOG09262UAS; EggNog:ENOG503NVZX), with product MLSRSGLRGARLRVVSLTSQRRLLNHFITHPAEPIPPPPQPAPSSSPSPKQFTLAVKDNIATTIPGLPTTCASGILSKSYVSPIEATIITQLRARGAVITGKTNLDEFGMGSHSIYSHYGPVSQDTPPETSAGGSSGGSAVAVANGEVELALGTDTGGSVRLPAAYTGIIGYKPSYGMISRYGVIPYANSLDTVGFLSKQINPLKELIVGERGLWKEHDSNDPTSLTAAARKRCAAQRRGYRSRQGQTTELEGLKFGIPLEYNIAELDPEIRDAWAAAAKRLQDAGARIVPVSLPTTKHALAAYYVIAPAEASSNLAKYDGVRYGARDAEGASDASAGGVLYASTRGKGFGEEVKRRILLGSYTLSSEAMDNYFIKAQRVRRLVRRDFNRVFALENPLQERETFELSDLPEEVEMEDKWGPEEVDFLLCPTAPTLAPKLKGVMEQQPVDAYMNDVFTVPASLAGLPAISVPMKVATEGAAGLQLIGQYWDDARLLDVADAVAKEVRT
- a CDS encoding uncharacterized protein (EggNog:ENOG503P1U5; COG:S), giving the protein MTDRKPKTSEFHRADERRFLDERGSSGPLAPNGLNPATILEKAVRERIVDSYFYKEQCYAINEADIVDRVVEHVDHIGGVTGTVQKPTPFLCLAFKLLQLAPNDDILNEYLNFGGEKFKYLRALAVFYIRLTRQDKDVYTRLEPFLEDRRKLRRKGRNGVSLTYMDEFVDDLLVKDRVCATSLWKMRRRDVLEDLELLEPRVSPLGSLEDLLEEEEEDEEMKDGGEDKNGRGGSGGERSRSRSYSRSRSADRRDSRSRSYSRSRSRSRSRSRSRSRSRSGRYRSRSRSGSRHRSPSRSRSRGERSDHDRMDIDRSDRDREEGEASP